A stretch of Planococcus citri chromosome 5, ihPlaCitr1.1, whole genome shotgun sequence DNA encodes these proteins:
- the LOC135846899 gene encoding metabotropic glutamate receptor 1-like gives MFIEIVFTLILQLNIAAFEPSLSDFDLNVAEKVRKGVFIEGDFIIGALFSVHVGPRHDSYPLKCGPINSSEGIELVEAALFAIDAINKDKKLLPGIKLGINIKDDCEDERIALYQTMNMIKEPKFGEEMIDFSSPINCTKKYSGSPLIGMIGTLTKLNMLHYENLLKLFKIPQIGYSTSLSELISPYYYLSVVPSDYHLALLIIKILKKFNWTYVSMAYSNEYFGMNGKYFLEQWVSSYNICISNSVHIRGGRENVAYVNTVNQLFQSDKAKVIVCFCDETSLKRIFHVMREFELTGKYFILNSYEWPISEEFLSEYQAEAEGMLMIALRNNLIPGFDGYFSSLKLNSNERNPWFDEYSNSKYINLNSNSTSKNSKIPYVIKSIYAFAQGLQDMVLDICGSSGASLQCLRKKPFNTSKYMEYLIDLDFRFFNVENVEFSFHGSPQIGKFDIYNFQKTPKSPNSSKFVKVGYYDCHHYNSSKNFFHDLHLFEDKIEHLRAEKITSVCSEGCSLGQIQVIDKDRLCCWQCIDCEETEYVYNKTKCIECEPGFLPNSNKTACKSAPTKYMGWDDPRSLIAAGISCGIIILALMTANIFARNRHTAVIRSSSASLDYIMLCGVIILSGCNFTLMMKPNVIVCVLAKTLPSVGVSLIYIPVIFKTLQIFYVLKAMKNRDPKFPSVINSLKAQVAISSIMVILETVILISWILIQEQTVVERTIRDEPETSLHIHLKCAFKKKHWLDIVFIAMHIIMIYYVIRIRKLSHNFHEAKFLAIFAFVQTSTNVTFRIVYNSSIFQIDSMFMAFSLDSFVTLLFLFFPKLYVIIWRPEINTDDNFKSFIARYYSYQ, from the exons ATGTTCATAGAGATCGTATTCACGTTGATTTTACAATTGAATATCGCAGCTTTCGAGCCAAGTTTGAGTGATTTCGATTTGAATGTGGCGGAGAAAGTTCGAAAGGGTGTTTTTATCGAAGGTGATTTTATAATCGGTGCGTTATTTTCGGTACACGTTGGTCCCCGACATGATTCCTATCCTTTGAAATGTGGACCAATCAACAGCAGCGAGGGGATTGAACTGGTTGAAGCTGCGCTTTTTGCAATTGATGCTATAAACAA GGATAAGAAGCTTTTACCAGGAATCAAGTTGGGTATAAATATCAAAGACGACTGCGAAGATGAACGGATAGCTTTGTATCAAACAATGAATATGATAAAGGAGCCGAAATTCGGCGAAGAAATGATAGATTTCTCTTCT CCTATCAATTGCACCAAGAAGTACAGTGGATCGCCTTTGATAGGAATGATTGGCACGTTGACGAAATTGAACATGCTTCACTACGAGaatcttttgaaattattcaaaatacctCAAATTGGATATTCGACTTCGCTTTCAGAGCTCATATCACCCTATTATTATTTGAGCGTTGTTCCTAGCGACTATCATTTAGCTCTTTTgataattaaaatattaaagaaATTCAACTGGACATATGTTTCGATGGCATACTCAAATG AATACTTTGGTATGAATGGTAAATACTTCTTGGAGCAATGGGTATCCAGTTACAACATATGTATTTCGAATAGCGTCCACATAAGAGGTGGGAGAGAAAATGTCGCATATGTGAATACGGTTAACCAATTGTTCCAGAGCGATAAAGCCAAAGTGATTGTTTGTTTTTGCGATGAAACCAGTTTAAAAAGGATTTTTCATGTAATGCGAGAATTCGAATTAACTgggaaatatttcattttgaacag CTACGAATGGCCTATTTCGGAAGAGTTTTTAAGCGAGTACCAAGCTGAAGCCGAAGGTATGCTGATGATAGCCCTTCGAAACAATTTGATACCGGGTTTCGATGGTTACTTTTCTAGCCTGAAATTGAATAGCAACGAGAGGAATCCTTGGTTTGACGAATATTCTAATTCCAAATACATCAACTTGAATTCCAAttccaccagtaaaaattctaaaattcctTACGTAATTAAATCCATCTACGCTTTCGCTCAAGGGTTACAAGACATGGTTTTGGATATATGCGGATCGAGCGGAGCAAGCTTACAATGTTTGAGAAAGAAACCATTCAATACATCGAAGTACATG GAATACCTAATTGATCtggattttcgttttttcaatgttgaaaacgTTGAATTTAGTTTTCACGGGTCACCTCAGATTGGcaa ATTCGACAtttacaatttccaaaaaacgcccAAATCGCCCAATTCGTCCAAGTTTGTAAAAGTAGGATATTACGATTGTCATCACTATAActccagtaaaaatttttttcacgatttgcACCTGTTTGAGGATAAAATTGAACACCTTAGGGCTGAAAAAATAACTTCAGTATGTTCCGAGGGATGTTCATTGGGGCAAATTCAA GTGATTGACAAGGATCGGTTATGTTGTTGGCAATGCATCGATTGTGAAGAAACAGAATACGTGTACAATAAAACGAAATGCATCGAGTGTGAGCCAGGTTTTTTACCAAACAGCAACAAAACAG cttgCAAATCAGCGCCTACAAAGTACATGGGATGGGACGATCCAAGATCATTGATCGCAGCTGGTATATCCTGCGGTATAATCATCTTAGCTCTAATGACAGCCAATATATTTGCACGAAATCGACACACGGCCGTGATCAGATCATCTTCGGCTTCCTTGGATTACATTATGTTATGCGGTGTGATCATTTTAAGCGGCTGTAACTTTACATTGATGATGAAACCTAACGTCATCGTGTGTGTTTTAGCAAAAACACTTCCCAGTGTAGGAGTATCGCTGATCTACATTccagttatttttaaaactctacaaatattttacgttttaaaaGCGATGAAAAATCGCGATCCCAAATTTCCATCAGTGATTAACTCGCTGAAGGCTCAG GTGGCAATATCGAGTATTATGGTTATCTTGGAGACTGTAATTTTGATAAGTTGGATACTCATTCAAGAGCAAACCGTtgttgaaagaaccattcgagATGAACCAGAGACATCTTTACATATCCATCTTAAATGCGCTTTCAAGAAGAAACACTGGCTCGATATTGTATTCATAGCTATGCACATTATCATGATCTATTACGTGATCAGAATTAGAAAGCTTTCGCATAATTTTCACGAAGCTAAATTTCTCGCCATTTTCGCATTCGTACAGACATCTACTAATGTAACATTCCGCATCGTGTATAATTCCAGCATTTTTCAG ATCGATTCCATGTTTATGGCATTTTCTTTGGACAGCTTCGTTACATTATTAttcctattttttccaaaattatacgTTATAATCTGGAGACCGGAGATAAACACGGAcgataattttaaatcatttataGCACGATATTATTCGTATCAATAA